The Hemicordylus capensis ecotype Gifberg chromosome 5, rHemCap1.1.pri, whole genome shotgun sequence nucleotide sequence TTCTCTCTGTCGTCAAATCCACAGACTTTGGCTTCTTAGGTTGTGGAGAAGGCGAATGGGTATCTAACCTCCAACACTTTTCTTTCAACTTCAAATGCCAATGTTTGAGTCGACTTCGACGGAGCCTTTAGGCTTCTAACAGTGGTCAATGTCAAAGGTCACGATTTCGACGAAGACAGTCTAGGAGTCGATGTCAGGCTTTTAGACTCAATGTCGATGTTGTAGGGCAGGGTTCTCCCGGTGTCAAGAGGCTTAACACCCGGTCATAAATGGCGGCACAAAGTTGCAAAGCCCGATTCTTCCATGTTTGCTTGGAAAATGACAAGCATATCTTACACGAGGAAACACTGTGTTCCTCTCCTAAGCAAATTAGGCATAAATCATGGAGATCTTTCAAAGGGACCTTGGCATTACAGCCAGTGCACCTTTTGAAAGTCCGTTTCTCCGCAGCCATGTTGGGATATCCAATTTGTAGTCTAAGTCCATTCCAAAGAAGTCGTATTAACGCCAATGACGTCTGGAAGCCATTCCAAGCCAAATACCAAAATAACAGtccgtttaaaaaaacaacaacactagaTGAACTCACGCGAAGAACTTTACTGACAAGGAGGGACAGCCCAAGAACTGAATGCAACAGTGGTTGGAAAAGAACAGAACAACATGGCGCCTGGCCCGCCTTTAAATATCATGCTGTAGGAATGGGGGAAGAGCTCGGTCGCCTTGACAAGCTGCGGCATTCTACTGCAAGGGTCCTGTGCAGGCACATTactcattcttatggatctcgatggatcttgatccagattTAAATACTTTTTTTCCCCAAAGATAAATGACCTATAAAAGAAAGTTGTTGTAGGATGAGTAGAAAACATATTTAAATTATTCTtgaaaaacattttgttttactttaaaatagtgaTAATTAGTAGAGAAGAATCTATTATTTATTCAAACATTACATTCTGCTTGACTAGTTGAAGAACAAGCCTTTCAAATAAGTTTCACAATACAAAATCCATATAATgcagtaaaataaaattaaaactcaaccaaaaaattaaaatttaaagtaGAGCAATTATAATCAATTTATCTATGGTTTTAAAGTCAACATCTGCTAACTTCacacatggtgattatctttatttagcagggggagagtaactggccctattcacccccagcacagtatctccagtgactgttgctggtgtctatcttatgtttctttttagattgtgagccctttggggacagggatcctttttatatttttattatttctttgcgtaaattgccctgagccatttttggaagggcggtatagaaattgaactaacaacaacaacaacaacactttgaACTGAACTAAGAAACTAACCCATGCTCCTCCTTAAGGATAAGTGTTATATGATATCTTTAGCTATTCAGAGATCTAAGTCTAGCAATTCGGGACCAGCTGAAATTCTTCAAAGTCAGTCCATGTAAAATGCATTGCATTAGTCCAAATATGGTTACCAATATATATTACAGTGGCAACATTCTATTTTCTTAGGAAATTTCACAACTATGCATCAGGCATAGCTGGAAAAAAGTGCTCCCACCCACTGCTGCAACCTGCAAATCAATCCACAGCAAGAATAACTGCCACCAGAGAATCTGCTCCTTCACAACAAATGTGATCCTGTCCAAAGAGGTTGCACAACTATTCAAAGAACAATTGTCTGCCCATCATCAGCATCTCTATTTTATCTGGACTGAATTTAAATTTATTAGGCCTCATCGAGTCCATTACCCATAGTTAATTTTACTGCTGATGTAATACTTATTTGTTAAGGCAAACAGGAATCACACTCCAAAAATGAGGAGAGAACAGGGAGCATGCAATCTTGCAGCCTGCTCTCATTGCTCAACCAAGACTAAAGCTTTATTAATTCATTGGCTGTTTCTTGCACAATATAGAAACCAAATTCTGGTTAAATGGGAATGTAGCTTAAGTAGCATGTTCACTGACCTTAGTATACTACAGGCTTCTTTACACGACCACCAACGGCGTAGGGGAAGTACTCCCCATTTTCAGTCACGTGCTTACAAACATTAAGGTCAGAGGAGAGGAGTGTGACCATGTGCAAGGTAGCAGCAAAAGAGTACCCTATCCATATTGTTCCCACCTTTTTACTgaagtaggaagaaaagctgtcctacccagctgccgccTCGCACACGAtcaagttccccctcctcctaccttaatgtttgcaagcatgtGATCTGAAATAATAAGGGcaaccagctctcctacccaggctgggcACTTCTCCTACTTTGCTGGtgggtagggatatgcatggaactggctaacccggtttggttcgagtccgctctggactcgaaccagtccgggccagttcggtctggcaccccctcgaaccctccCTGGGTTCGGGGAGGGGGTCGCagaccatagatagatagatagatagatagatagatagatagatagtcacttaccctctctgggggagttgttggaggcggcggggggtccgcagaggttccccttccccccgctggccttctttGCAGCCAAACCAGTTGTTctgccagctcttcagcccatttgggcctccccctcaagcacagtggccattttggaggccactggacccacaataggcctctgcgtgacccaggccacgcagaggccaattgcgcaggtgcggtggcctccaaaatggacgccgcaccagagggggaaggcccaaacaggccaaagagcagGCTGAatggaacctccgtggacccccacccctgccgtcttcaactcccccagaggggataagtgaaataaaattagatagatagatagatagatagatagatagatagatagatagatagacagatagatagatttaaaagTCTGTGAACCCCCAAACAatcggggggtgttcggtccagggttggaccaaacggggtggttaGGTTCGACCCTGAACCGTCGAATCAAACCAGCTTGACGttcagccagtttgcacatccctactggtgggCACATGACCAAGCCTTATTTGTAGTATTTTTATCCTAATAGATGAAACAACACTCAatccttttacacacacacacttctcagtTGAGTCAGTTTCCATATCTGATCAATTCATGTTAAACATCATAATAAAGcagaaacaacaataataaaacatctTGCTAACCTTGTCAAGGAATTTTATAAAGAGATTAAGATATCAGTATCTTAGTACTTTTCTATATTGCACAATACAGTACTAAAGTTACCTGGTTTTTTTGTGACTGTTCTTTTTGCTAGCAGTTTCcttttcacttttttctttttctactttgtcttttttctctttctttgatTGCGTAGGGGGCACAAACTGCTGAGTAACCTGCTGTGCAACCAGTTGAGAGACAGGTCGAGGTTTCCTGTAGTGTACACACATAAGAGTGTTTTAAATTCATAGCATCAATAAATGCAGCACATTTCTGCATGAAAATTATCTGAAAATTGATCaaacagattgacttttattagataATGTTAAGTATTTTATTGACAAGAGCAAAGTCACAGTGAATTAAGTTTTCTGATAAAATAAGGCCATGTACAACAGAAGGTGCAGTTTAACTGCATATCACTTTGTGTGAGTCCCTATGGGTTTTGGTAGCGTCCAGTTTATGGAGTTTGTTGAAGAGtgagtctacacacacacacacacacacacacacacacacagagtatattcTAGAGAACAGATATAAATGTTCATTCTCTAGACACTCAAAGACAGAGGTTCCCaacatagaaataaatacaatttaatgTGACTGACCCTACTTTAAGACATGTATTTTGATGTCCCTGAATCAGTGAAATTTTCCATCTCCACCAGCCATTCACTAGCACAAAGGTGTTCAGAACCAAAGTGCTTCAGTCAGGCCCaactaaaataataaaattgcaGAAGCTCAAGGGAAAGCATGAAAAGAAAATACTCCTCAAACCTCAACTTAAGATTTCTAAAGGAAATACAGTTTACAAAGCTATGAAGTGAAAGAAtgctgcaaagggaagggaatAAAGTACCAAAAGTACCATAGCATAAACGGACCATTATGTGAATTACCTGAAAGAAATTTCAAACACCAtactccttcctctcccttgttTGGCCCACTGTTTCCCTTTCAATCCTAGATGGAGGCAAATTACTATATTGCCCCTAATTGACAAACTGTTTTTTGTGATTACCTTGCATACCAGGATATTTTTATTTCTGACTTGGAGGGCAAACACTTTTTGGCCTCGAACTGGGAGAGCAAGTAACAGTGAGGGAAGAAAGGAGATGACAAGACTCATCTCTGCTTGTTCACATAGTACCAAACCTTGGCTTTAAATACCTTGAATTGTAATGATAGGGGTTCTCTGGAATTTTTCAAACTGGAAAATCTGCATATTTTCTGGTGGCCTATATCAAATACGTATTTGGAATACGTATTTAGTAAACAAACCAAAAAAGTATGCCATGTAAAATAGACATGCTGTATCTCATATGTTTTTTCCATTAATCAGAAGCAGTTGAACAGTGTCCAGCGGTGGGGCCCACCGGCCTTATCAGCTCCGATGTTCCCTCGGCAGCCGAGGCCAGAGAGGGCCCAGGCAGGGTGggtggccaggcagagcagcccgACAAGCGGCTAGCCGAGACAGTGAGACGAAGGTGCCAGGCTAGATGGGCCAGGGGGAAGGGcagaggtgagggagggaggaggcagcagcagacagaggcacagctgagggggataaggaTGACaacagcctgatatggcagggcggagGTACAATCAGTGGGAGCgggggatgcatcagttgtcaggagagatttaaggcaggctcggccagtgatgggggcagttggagggcgagtggtggaggcctccagagaCAGACTGCCACAGTGatcccaaggagcctggaggaggaggactcgggtgaaccaaaccccctcccctcaaaaactcggAGGcgctgcctgggggaggtgaaaaggagaagtaaACAAGAGAACGGCCGTGGAGAGGCCAGTGTCATGACAAATTGAAATAAGTAACTAAGAAAAAAAATTGATAAAACACAAGTTCTAAttcaaacaaattcaaagctttccTTTGAAATTATTTATATTAGAATCACTGCAGATATTTAAGACATGACAACTCAATAACACACACTTGTCTTACATTGTCTGCATGTTGGGGGTGGGAATGAATGCACTGAAAGCTGTGAATATTTtatccatatttacccaaatagaagacagctAAATTTAAGATCAACCCCTTAAAAATAAAGGTTGAATACAGGTTGTATTGTATTTACCTTGAAAGTAGAGAGGAAATTTctaaagctgcaaacagaactccatacaagtattATCTGGATCGTGGAAAGATGCAGGTAAACAAAATAATAACATAGTTTTATTAATTTAgcagaaatataatgggcaagatGTTTGGCTTCCACCTTCTTCAGCTCCTCTGATCTTATCAGAGCAGCTGAGGAAGGTGTAAGCTGAAATGTCTTGCCCAGTATATTTCTATtattttaatcaatatttaaaaagtgtactcacacacacaccttaaggaCAGTCCATGAGCTAAGTTATCTACACCTATGGACTCATCTAGTATAATTAGTATCGTATCATTTCACTGTGCTATTAATTTTATCTTCCATGGAAAAATACACTTGTAGAAAATGTTCCAGAATTGTTACATTTCAGGAAAATCTTCCACCCCAATCACTGAATTTGAATAATTAGACCAAAGGGGGTGGGAGACATAGTTGTATCCTAAATTGTTCTTCCATTTCATTTACATGTCAATTTTTGttgtttcccccttccctctcaatGCTCCTCACCCCCCTGAACTGGTTCCTGAAGGTTGGAGTACCGACTGAAGCAGGATGGAATGCAGCATGGGAGCTTGCAGCAGAAAGTGGGGAGTTATAATCTCCCTCCCCTGCACTTGCATAAATAGAAAAACAACTTAGAATAATTCTGCTGTCAAAGCATTCCTTAGAATCAAATCAGAACTTGTATTTAGTCCTGCTAAATATGTTACAGATTTCCTTGTATAGCTATTATTATATATCAAAACTAGTGTTTAGATCTGTTCATATATTCTAACTAAATAAAATGTATATCTCATTCAAATTGCACGGATCTAAGAACTGAATTTCATGCTCTAGATTAACAGTATTGgaaaaatgaatgaattttgCCCAAATTTTGCTTCTTCCATTCTGAGCAGACGTTGCTGTTAAGAGACATGTTGATATACATTAAAATGTTGCTTTCAACTACTTTTGCTAGTCTTTCATTATTTGTAATTAAATGAGACATAATTTTACATATTGAGACAAACATTCACCACATGTATAAGTTTTTTAGGTTGCTATTTTTAACAAGTATTGAGGCTACGCACATGATACCAGCTGCCTGGGTTAGCCCTCCGGTCCCATCTGCTCCAGAAGTACACAGCCCAATTTTTGTATCCAGCCCtttaccaaggtagaatgaactGACAGTTTGTTCTACCTTGGTAGGAGATCATGTGAACAATCACCCCTAGCAGCAagccaggggatggagcagctgtgCAGAGTGGAGTGGCTGCAACAATGAGAACAGCCACTCCACTGCTTGCACACTGCATTCTGGGTCCATGGAGGGCACAACACAGCTTTTACCCTTGCTGCCAGCACTCTGCCACTCACTGCCTCTCATGTGAGTGGATGCAGGAGTGGTGAGGTTTGAGGAACCTgtaaatcatctgcagggaggagcctgctCCCCCGCCTGCCCTTCCCACCGCCCAGGTAAGTGGTCGTGAAAATGACTTTATTGTGTATTTATGAAGAATATTTCTTTGGACACTATATTCATGAGCAAACAATATGTGGGGAAATTAACATATGGAAGTTCTTTGAAATCACCCAATGATCTACACTGCTAAAGAAgattttcatattttattttatatttatttatttaacatattttataccacccagaacttgcgtctctgggcggttcacaacaaagcaaaacaaacaacagaaaaaattaaaacattagctaaaacaatataaatgacaatagaaatgttaaaaaaattactacaatttaaaatgtttaaaacaatatttttttaaaagtgttaaaactattaaaacaataattaattaaaagcctggatgaacagatgcatctttaaagactcttTAAAAGCTgtgagagatggggaagctcttatttcagcagggcatgtcccaaagcctcagggcagcagcggagaaggcccgtccctgagtagccaccagacgagccagtggcaactgcagacggacctctcctgatgatctcaataggtagtggggttcatgatgaagaattatcttaaatacccaggaccaaAGCCGTTTAGGGCAttattggttataaccagcaccttgtattttgcctggaaacttatcagcagacattgtagatctttcaatataggagtaacatggtctctccgagatgacccagagatcaacctggcagccgcattcAGGACCAACTGTGGCTTCTGgattacatacaagggcagccccacatagagcgcactgcagtaatccagtctggaggttaccaccatatgtaccactgttctgaggtcatttatctcaagaaacagatgcagctggcatatcagccgaagctgatacaagtcacttctggccactgcctcaacctgagacaccagggagaggtttggatccagaagcacccctagactgcgtacctgttccttcaggggaagtgtgacccatccagaactggcagatcaaactcatcttctGAGTTtcgactccacacaataagtacctccgtcttatcaggattcagtctcaatttactatccctcatccagtccattaccacctccaggctggcattttgggaggttatgctctctcctgatgatgttgacatggagaaatatatttgggtgtcatcagcatactgacagcaccctgcaccaaatctcctgatgatctctcccagtggtttcatgtaaaacAACATCAGAtacaatatggaaccctgaggcacaccatacaaaagttcagattttgcagaacagcagtctccaagggacacccatctggaatctgtctgagaggtagcagcagaaccattgcaaagcagtacctACCACTCTGAACCCCCTCAGACGCTACAGAATGATACTACCACCGacagtactgaaagctgccgagaggtccaaaaggaccaacagagtcacattgtcaattcccaattggagatcatccatcaagctgctcaaggcagtctccaccgcatAGCCCACCTGTCTTAAAAGGGTCAGTCttaaaagggtctagataatcagtttcctccaagattgtctggagctgggaagccaccaccctctcaactaccttgcccagccacgggatgttggagacaggcctgtagttgctcaactctgagggatccaaggtaggcttcttcagaagtggtataaggaggcatcctgccttccctcagaaaagcatttataatctctaccaggccttctacaagcAACCCCCTGCCACATAGGCTAAgctagggattctcaatgttgggtccccagatgttatttgacttcaactcccataatccccgactaaaggccactggggctggggattatgggagttgaagtccaataacatctggggacccaacactgagaatccctggtctaagccatgtcaggcaagggtcaagagaacaggtggtaggccacacagttccaatcagctcatccacatcctcaggaatcacaaactggaactcaTCCAACCTAACCAGTTCTATTAGTTAATTGAACTAACCAGTTCAGTTAGTTCTTTTCTACAGGAAAGCTCCTCTTGGTAGCATCACCTCTTAGTAGCAATCATctgcctgagccagacagacaTGACCAGGAGAAGGAATGAGTGTTCATATGGTTCAGGCAGGTGACTGACAAAAGCaaacaggaggaagagggagcaacCTAACCCCACCTTGCTTGCTGCCTGTTCCTCCTGGTTGTGTCCACTACCTGGCTCATGCCACACTTAAATTTCCAGGTGGCATGGTGAGCTGGCACCTGGGAACTGTTGGGCCCTGATTAGAGGATGGAAAGAACAACCTTACTTCTCTGCTGCCCAGTCAGAGGCAAATGGGAATTAGCTAAGGAGACTTGGCTGGCTAATAGGGGGCTGAGGCACTGTAACACAGCTAGGCAAGCAGTCTAATGGTGTTCTGACAGCAGCTCTGCAAGTCAGGTAACAGAGGTGCAAATATGACCCAATTCAAATATGTCCATGCAACAGCTAAAAGGGGAGCTGTTCTCAAAGAATAAGAAGTCCAAACATGATCACGCAACAATCCAAAAATAACCACTCAGTCTAAAACTAAAAACCGGAGCTAAACATGGTTTAGATTATGGCTCAATCTATAAAGTTGCACCAACAAATGACAAGCTGCAAGTGAATTCACTTAAGGGCTTTCAAAGCAAAAATGAAGCACTCTGTTTTTCAAATGCCCCAATGACCAACAATAGTGTGGAGAGTCACTGGTACACCACAGCAAATAGGCCACACTGTTATAGCGAAGTATCATGCTTTCTCAGATTTACAAACAATGCGGCGTCTTCTTGGTGCTGTTGACTCCTCTGAAGTGGGTAGACACTGGCCACCATCCTTACTAATGAAGCGTGACTGATGAATGAGAAATGCAAATACTGATGATGGGTTCACAGCAATGAAGCTTACAAGGAGTGGGATTTCAAACATCTTCTCCCAGAAGGGAGTTTTGGGGACACACACAAgtttcagggacatgtttttgggtggcactGAGGGCTTGCAGGGCAAGAGGAGTTAATCAAAacctaccacccaccacccaaACACTGATACTGCATTAGTATGGAACTCAGCAGCAGAATCAGTACTTCTCATGTAGCATTCACGCTTttttaggatgttggccactgtatggGAGTTTCTTAGGGCAGTAGCCGATATCATCTTGGTTAAGAGGCAAACTCTGTAGGTCATGAAAGCAGGGTCTCCATGCATGGGCACGGTATTGGCACTGCAGACTGATCAAACACAGACCAATATTGTTTCACTACTAGTTAGGGCAGTGTCATCCAGTACAGCAGCTAAACACCATATCTGACTTTGTTCCTGACAAAGTCCTTGTCCATATTCGTTGTAAGCTGTCTGGAGAAAAACAGGTTTAAGCAATTAATAAATTATTGGAAGACAATTCTGAaaaaataaatgaagagttttcaggTCAAGGTTTTTCACCATCACACAGGCAGGCATCCCTTCCTCTTGTTTCcttatatatatttatctatcAGACATTGTATGTTTGTTTATGTTGCACAAATATTTTATCTTTATACAGCATCCAGTAGGTTTTAGGCActttagaaataataatttagaaatattagaatgaggcatgcaggttctgtttgaaaatctccagtaaaggagaacccaccactgcatgaggcattGCATTGATTGTTCCACTATCAAACAGCTTTTACAGTTAGGAGATTCTTTCTAATGTCTAgctaaatctgctttcttgtaatttcaaccccttagttctagtcctgccctcaggagccacAGACAAGAAGACTGTGTGAGAGCTCTTCAAATATTTAAGGCAGTGATCATATCTCCAGACTAAATACAGCCTTCAACCATTTCTTACaggccttggtttccagaccACTTACCATTTTTGCTGCCTCATCTGACCAGTTCCAGTTTGTCGATATCCTTCTTAAATTGTGGGGCCCAGAACTGGATATAGCATTCCAAATAATGTCTGACCAGTGCAGGATACAGTGGAACAAATACTCCTTGTGATCTGGATGCTATACTTCTGTTAATGCAACCaaagattgcattagctttttcagcagctgcattacactgctgactcatgttcaacTTACTGTCCACTAAGATACCTACTGCCTAGAGAAAGTCTATACCCCCTTGATATCTGTCACATTTTGTTGTGTCAGTGTATCCATTTTGTTGTGTCAGTGCATCAGACACTCCCCAAGGAACTTGACAGAACTTGAACAGTTTTGTAAAGAAGAATGGTGTAATAGTAAGAAATCTAGGTGTGTAAAATTGATGAAAATCCAGCCCAACAACTTCACAGCTGTAATtgctgccagtgtggtgtagtggttagagtgttggactatgactggggagaccagagttcaaatcccgactcagccttgaaactcactgggtgaatctgggccagtcatacatttctcagcctaacctacctcacagggttgttgtgaggagggttgttgtaaggataaatataactatgtacactgctctgggctccttggaggaagagcgggatataaatgtaaatgcataaataaatattgactcaGGGGGTGGAGACTTATACTTTTCCGTACAATAAACAATTTCTTTTTGTCTGAAAGGTGTGGAGTATGGCGTGTTGATGAGTGGAACAACACATCATTTAAGTGCATTCATATCAGATGCACTGACATAAGAAAATGTGACAAATGTTCAAGGGGGTGTAGATGTTCAATAGGCAATGTAGGTCCCTTTCATATGTACTGCTGCCAAGGCAGGTCTTCTCTATCCTGTATTTGTGCATTTGAGTTTTCTTGCCAAAATGCTGGACTTCATATTTGTCTTTGTTGAATTTCATCTTGTTGGTTTGGACCCAGTATCTGAGTCTCTCCCAAATggattgaatcttgattctgtctccTGTTATTtatctgcccaccccccacccccaccgaacCTTGTCATCTGCAAAGCTGAAAAGCATTCCTTCTACTCCCTCTAAATCActtatgaaaatgttgaacatCACTGAGCTCAGCACAGAGGCCTGTGGCATTCTACTCGATACCTCGCTCCAGGATAACATGGAGCCATTAATGAATACTTGCTGGGCACAGTTGTTTAACCAACTGTGAATCTAACAGTAGCATCATATAGCCCACATTTTACCAACTTGTCAACAAGGATATTGGGAAAGACTTTGTAGCTAGATACACTATGTGCAAAGCATTCCCATGATCGAATAAATAAGAAACTCTACTAGAAAAGGAGGTATCAGTCTGGCATGACATGTTCTTAACAAATCCATGCTGGAACCTAGTAACCATACATTTTCTTCTAGGTGCTTCAGAATGCCTTAATAATATTTTCTAGGATTTTGCCAGGTATCAACAGCAAGCTGCCAGCAATGCAGTTTCTCagctcctcctcttttctccttttttgaACAAAGGGACAAAATTTGCTCATCT carries:
- the YAF2 gene encoding YY1-associated factor 2 isoform X1, with translation MGDKKSPTRPKRQPKPSSDEGYWDCSVCTFRNSAEAFKCMMCDVRKGTSTRMLLNTTPPLILQSVECHLEARTRKPRPVSQLVAQQVTQQFVPPTQSKKEKKDKVEKEKSEKETASKKNSHKKTRSFIFGEKKYLNLDQDPSRSIRMSNVPAQDPCSRMPQLVKATELFPHSYSMIFKGGPGAMLFCSFPTTVAFSSWAVPPCQ
- the YAF2 gene encoding YY1-associated factor 2 isoform X3 — its product is MGDKKSPTRPKRQPKPSSDEGYWDCSVCTFRNSAEAFKCMMCDVRKGTSTRKPRPVSQLVAQQVTQQFVPPTQSKKEKKDKVEKEKSEKETASKKNSHKKTRSFIFGEKKYLNLDQDPSRSIRMSNVPAQDPCSRMPQLVKATELFPHSYSMIFKGGPGAMLFCSFPTTVAFSSWAVPPCQ